One region of Mucilaginibacter gotjawali genomic DNA includes:
- a CDS encoding abortive infection system antitoxin AbiGi family protein, whose translation MPISTNSIIHYTDTIAKLEAILVEGLGIKYCAEKLALHGESHSHAAHPMISFCDVPLSQSYKHFSAYGKYGIGLSKTWANNMGVNPVLYIESKSSISKTIKNLITERRKKDSNLTDVQKDEILRIKCFTKNYSGPLKRKEMNEKNYRFYDEREWRLVPEAEQLDGAKFSVSLSAYEKEKDDYNDKIKDMRFTFMPNDISYIIVDKTQEIPQIINKLRSEYSNRCTAQELDILFSKISSTEQILSDY comes from the coding sequence ATGCCAATAAGTACAAATTCCATCATTCACTATACAGATACTATTGCAAAATTGGAGGCGATATTAGTTGAAGGTTTGGGCATTAAATATTGCGCCGAAAAATTAGCACTTCATGGAGAATCCCATTCGCATGCTGCTCATCCGATGATTTCATTTTGTGACGTACCCTTATCTCAATCATACAAACATTTTAGTGCATATGGCAAGTACGGTATAGGATTGTCTAAAACTTGGGCAAACAATATGGGTGTCAACCCGGTGCTTTATATCGAATCGAAATCGTCGATCAGTAAGACAATAAAGAATTTGATAACAGAGAGACGAAAAAAGGATTCAAATTTAACGGATGTACAAAAAGACGAGATTCTAAGAATAAAATGCTTCACCAAAAATTACTCTGGGCCGTTGAAACGGAAAGAAATGAATGAGAAAAATTATCGGTTTTACGACGAACGTGAATGGCGTTTGGTTCCCGAGGCTGAACAGTTGGACGGGGCCAAATTCTCGGTTAGTTTGAGTGCTTACGAAAAGGAAAAAGATGACTACAATGACAAAATTAAGGATATGAGATTTACGTTTATGCCCAATGATATATCATACATTATTGTTGACAAAACCCAAGAAATTCCGCAAATTATTAACAAATTGAGGTCGGAATATTCCAATAGATGCACTGCTCAGGAATTGGATATCCTGTTTAGTAAGATATCATCAACAGAGCAGATTTTAAGTGACTATTAA
- a CDS encoding DUF4145 domain-containing protein, whose protein sequence is MALHDTLQLQRCPHCSIDKPHLMAVSAQFGTIDDTKTNRRDWRVYVCQRCGGPVLAGGMPGYGICEIYPNSQTVNDILPLRVREYLKQAIDSTFAPSGATILCASAVDAMLKEKGYKEGSLYKRIETAVKDSIITPDMAKWAHQVRIGANDERHSDEDAALPTIDDAKQAIEFTKTLAELLFVLPSKVSKGLDASSVAKA, encoded by the coding sequence ATGGCTTTACATGATACTTTACAATTGCAGCGTTGTCCTCATTGTTCCATTGACAAACCGCATTTAATGGCAGTTTCTGCACAGTTTGGGACAATTGACGACACCAAAACTAACCGTCGTGATTGGAGAGTGTATGTTTGTCAAAGGTGCGGAGGCCCAGTTTTAGCTGGTGGCATGCCCGGCTATGGTATTTGTGAAATTTATCCAAATTCGCAGACAGTTAACGACATTCTGCCTTTACGAGTTCGGGAGTACCTCAAACAAGCTATAGACAGTACATTTGCACCTTCAGGAGCAACAATTCTTTGTGCAAGTGCTGTTGATGCAATGCTCAAAGAAAAAGGTTATAAAGAAGGTAGCTTATATAAACGAATTGAAACAGCAGTTAAAGACAGTATTATAACACCTGATATGGCAAAGTGGGCGCATCAGGTTAGAATAGGTGCTAATGATGAACGCCATTCGGATGAAGATGCGGCTTTGCCAACCATAGATGATGCTAAACAGGCAATAGAGTTTACCAAAACTCTTGCAGAACTGCTATTTGTTCTACCTTCTAAAGTGTCCAAAGGATTGGATGCTTCAAGTGTTGCTAAAGCGTAA
- a CDS encoding REP-associated tyrosine transposase, which translates to MSRNYKFADPEGLYFVSFATVHWIDVFVRRMYFDCLVENLNHCVEEKGMEIFAWCIMPSHVHLVFRSLKEKPEDLIGAFKSVTSRKLIKLIEENPQESRREWLLNAFRKAGEANSNNSKNQFWQQHNHPIELWSLPVIQQKIDYTHENPVVAGFVENDHEYLYSSARDYCGIKGLVKVIVD; encoded by the coding sequence ATGAGCCGTAATTACAAGTTCGCCGATCCCGAAGGTTTATATTTTGTAAGTTTTGCCACCGTTCACTGGATAGACGTGTTTGTACGCCGCATGTATTTTGATTGCCTGGTTGAAAACCTTAACCATTGTGTAGAAGAAAAAGGCATGGAGATTTTTGCGTGGTGCATTATGCCTAGCCATGTGCATTTGGTTTTCAGGTCACTGAAAGAAAAACCGGAAGATTTGATCGGTGCGTTTAAATCGGTTACATCGAGGAAATTGATCAAACTGATTGAAGAAAATCCGCAGGAGAGCCGCCGCGAATGGCTGCTGAACGCTTTCAGAAAGGCCGGTGAAGCCAATTCCAATAACTCCAAAAATCAATTCTGGCAACAGCATAACCATCCCATTGAATTGTGGAGTCTGCCGGTGATTCAGCAAAAGATTGACTATACACATGAAAATCCGGTTGTTGCCGGATTTGTAGAGAATGACCACGAATACCTGTATAGCAGTGCAAGGGATTATTGCGGAATTAAGGGATTGGTGAAGGTGATAGTGGATTAG
- a CDS encoding TIR domain-containing protein, with product MKWADYCVSKLTLTEDGMIDNVIYYDDLGDSLGADATEQNRQWMVNKVFEGKTFCAIKKKENGRWNKIGDFSYDGSIFSWFTIPKNLAKRKTFKSYYHYDDQEYKEKFNNLFDDLIVHKSVEDGDIDSDNSDEYIKQLIHQGYLHDTTVLIVLIGPNTKHRKHVDWEISGALNYKVGDKYSGLLGLMLPTHPDYGTGYYHYDLLPARLSDNLKSGYAIIRDWTDNRIKMQEYIELAFERRTTHIDNLDNSRKQMTENTNE from the coding sequence ATGAAATGGGCTGACTATTGCGTTAGTAAGTTAACGTTAACCGAAGATGGAATGATTGATAATGTCATTTATTATGACGATCTAGGGGATTCGTTAGGTGCAGATGCAACCGAACAGAATAGGCAATGGATGGTGAATAAAGTGTTTGAAGGAAAAACTTTTTGTGCGATTAAAAAGAAAGAAAATGGCCGATGGAATAAAATTGGAGATTTTTCTTACGATGGAAGCATATTTAGTTGGTTTACAATACCAAAAAATCTTGCTAAAAGAAAGACCTTTAAAAGCTATTACCATTACGACGACCAGGAATACAAGGAGAAGTTCAATAACTTATTTGATGACTTGATTGTACATAAATCAGTTGAAGATGGTGATATTGATTCCGATAACTCTGACGAATATATTAAGCAATTAATACATCAAGGATATTTACATGATACCACGGTATTAATCGTGTTAATCGGGCCCAATACTAAACATAGAAAACACGTTGATTGGGAAATTTCGGGAGCTCTTAACTACAAAGTGGGTGATAAATATTCGGGACTTTTAGGATTAATGTTACCTACTCACCCTGATTACGGAACCGGTTATTACCATTATGATTTATTGCCGGCACGCTTATCGGATAATTTAAAATCAGGTTACGCAATTATAAGAGACTGGACTGACAATAGAATCAAGATGCAGGAGTATATCGAGCTCGCTTTTGAAAGACGAACTACTCATATAGACAATTTAGATAACTCAAGAAAACAAATGACTGAAAATACCAATGAATAG
- a CDS encoding toll/interleukin-1 receptor domain-containing protein → MALNRYYYPTKYDSRSQAISLGVKCVFISHQQKDKEPANKIADYLMAAGIDVYFDAYDNDLKIHYQSNNARAVTDAIRKGINNSSHMLVLVSPNTLHSTWVPFEIGYGFDKTDLYVLCLKGIQKGGLPEYVKTAKIIRDIYDLNNVTSDISGLGKEVLLKSNRIEEYNSYANPLYSIMDSIITGG, encoded by the coding sequence ATGGCATTAAATAGGTATTATTATCCTACCAAATACGACTCGAGAAGCCAAGCTATATCACTTGGGGTTAAATGTGTGTTTATTTCTCACCAACAAAAAGATAAGGAACCGGCAAATAAGATTGCGGATTATTTAATGGCTGCAGGAATTGATGTGTATTTTGATGCATATGACAATGATCTAAAAATTCATTATCAGTCAAACAATGCTAGAGCAGTAACGGACGCGATTAGAAAGGGGATAAATAATAGTTCACATATGCTGGTTTTAGTGTCTCCAAACACCTTACATTCGACATGGGTTCCGTTTGAAATAGGATATGGTTTTGATAAAACAGATTTATATGTATTGTGCCTAAAAGGTATTCAAAAAGGAGGATTGCCTGAGTATGTAAAAACCGCAAAAATAATTAGAGATATCTATGATTTAAATAATGTCACGAGCGATATTTCTGGGTTGGGGAAGGAAGTGCTTTTAAAATCAAATCGAATTGAAGAATATAATAGCTATGCAAATCCTTTATATTCTATTATGGACAGTATAATAACCGGAGGCTAA
- a CDS encoding Nmad2 family putative nucleotide modification protein yields MSFYGYKITRDYGFAPNPFGAYCTLACCKPHVRKKAKEGDWIIGTGAIENNLLGHLIFLMKVTEKITFQEYWDDKRFDYKKPRLNGSMKQIYGDNIYHFSENEWLQLDSHHSLPEGNLNDKNLKQDLSGEYVLVSNQFIYLGDQYLKVPEKYTEICPTARHRDYITIRNEELAEEFTEIIFGDYQPGLNGKPLNWKEHEQLQLF; encoded by the coding sequence ATGAGCTTTTATGGATATAAAATTACGAGGGATTATGGTTTCGCTCCTAATCCGTTTGGTGCATATTGCACACTGGCGTGCTGTAAACCTCATGTTAGAAAAAAAGCAAAAGAGGGAGATTGGATTATTGGCACTGGTGCAATAGAAAATAATCTGCTTGGCCATTTAATCTTTCTTATGAAAGTGACTGAAAAAATTACTTTTCAAGAATATTGGGATGATAAAAGGTTTGATTACAAAAAACCAAGATTAAACGGTAGTATGAAGCAAATATATGGGGATAATATTTATCATTTTAGCGAAAATGAGTGGCTTCAATTAGATTCTCATCATAGTCTTCCTGAAGGAAATCTCAACGATAAAAACCTTAAGCAAGATTTAAGCGGTGAATATGTCTTGGTTTCTAATCAGTTTATTTACTTAGGAGACCAATATCTGAAAGTTCCAGAAAAATATACTGAAATATGTCCGACTGCTCGGCACCGGGACTACATTACTATAAGAAATGAAGAATTGGCCGAAGAATTTACCGAGATTATTTTTGGCGATTATCAACCGGGGTTAAACGGAAAACCACTTAATTGGAAAGAACATGAGCAGTTACAATTATTTTAA
- a CDS encoding TIR domain-containing protein translates to MNTTKNIFISHHHKDDKSVSDFTNLLAGKNYNIRNSSIRVNEKNKERLEKEQVPRKTLERLLNIKMRWAGTVVVLIGSQTYSREWVNWEIEKAAQLGKRILGVFMHGGKDANIPENLEKYGDGLVGWNSEKIIAGLEGEDVGWCASSGESRPPVTNVKRVVCQ, encoded by the coding sequence ATGAATACAACAAAAAATATTTTCATTAGTCATCATCATAAAGACGATAAATCGGTCTCTGATTTCACTAATCTTCTTGCTGGTAAAAACTACAATATTAGAAATAGCTCAATAAGAGTAAATGAAAAGAATAAAGAGCGGCTAGAAAAGGAACAGGTTCCAAGAAAGACCCTGGAACGGTTATTGAATATTAAAATGCGTTGGGCAGGAACTGTGGTAGTTCTTATTGGCTCACAAACGTATTCGAGAGAGTGGGTTAATTGGGAAATAGAGAAAGCCGCACAACTGGGAAAAAGAATTCTTGGTGTTTTTATGCATGGAGGTAAAGATGCCAATATCCCAGAAAATCTTGAAAAATATGGTGATGGTTTGGTTGGATGGAATTCTGAAAAAATAATTGCGGGCTTGGAAGGCGAAGATGTGGGGTGGTGCGCGTCAAGCGGAGAGTCGCGCCCGCCAGTAACTAACGTCAAGAGGGTTGTCTGTCAATAA
- a CDS encoding toll/interleukin-1 receptor domain-containing protein, whose protein sequence is MNNNIFISHASEDKDEVARPLAALLQADGFNVWYDEFQLKAGDSLIQSIDKGLNTCDFAITILSQSFFSKKWTQRELVGLATRELYNDSKIILPIWHNLTLKDVLSYSAPLADKFALNSSIGLEALAKAIKSAIAPKNISVASSDLDKPIIYINGHNRYTIKDSIGHLATAKKTNWFYTTQADTRVLRDGGMSGTGKIHNVRSNLGRVEYVKEGGTNAAYTYLEEPLIPFKIYEHSIEFDTVDCYTETREAVGTNLHSKFENIGNHVFFPNDRRPKDVWGYIVFNAIKTSIEPFVSKDRLYINLMFNNPPEGSRLILEWDW, encoded by the coding sequence ATGAATAATAATATTTTTATTTCACACGCTTCAGAAGACAAAGATGAAGTTGCACGTCCATTGGCTGCTTTACTCCAAGCTGATGGATTTAACGTTTGGTACGACGAGTTCCAATTAAAAGCCGGAGACAGCCTTATTCAGTCTATCGATAAAGGATTAAATACATGTGATTTTGCAATTACAATTTTGAGTCAATCTTTTTTTTCAAAGAAATGGACTCAGAGAGAATTGGTTGGCCTTGCTACAAGAGAATTATATAATGATAGTAAAATCATCTTGCCTATTTGGCATAATCTTACGCTAAAGGATGTTTTAAGTTATTCGGCGCCTTTAGCTGATAAATTTGCCCTTAATTCGTCTATAGGTTTAGAGGCCTTGGCTAAAGCTATAAAAAGTGCAATAGCCCCGAAGAATATCTCTGTAGCATCAAGCGATTTGGATAAACCCATCATTTATATTAATGGTCACAATCGTTATACCATAAAGGACTCCATTGGGCATCTTGCCACAGCAAAGAAAACGAATTGGTTTTACACAACGCAAGCCGATACCAGAGTGTTGCGTGATGGGGGTATGTCAGGAACTGGTAAAATACACAATGTGCGATCGAACCTTGGACGAGTCGAATATGTCAAAGAGGGTGGAACAAATGCTGCTTATACCTATCTTGAGGAACCTTTAATACCTTTTAAGATTTACGAACATTCGATTGAATTTGATACAGTTGATTGTTATACGGAAACACGAGAAGCAGTTGGAACAAATCTGCACAGCAAGTTTGAGAATATCGGAAATCATGTGTTCTTTCCTAATGATAGGAGACCCAAGGATGTTTGGGGTTATATTGTTTTTAATGCGATAAAGACTAGCATTGAACCGTTTGTGTCTAAAGATAGACTTTATATAAATTTGATGTTTAATAATCCTCCAGAAGGGTCGAGATTAATACTAGAATGGGATTGGTAG
- the arr gene encoding NAD(+)--rifampin ADP-ribosyltransferase, translating to MENNETNTPVHRPFCQTYFHGTRADLKIGDLIETGKHSNYGQRSKAAYIYLTATLDAAVWGAELALGEVRQRIYLVEPMGPIENDPNLTDKKFPGNPTMSYRSKHPFKVVGEITVWQGHSPEQVSAMKGGLLKLKGEGVEAIED from the coding sequence ATGGAAAACAACGAAACGAATACACCGGTGCACCGCCCTTTTTGTCAGACCTATTTTCACGGTACAAGGGCAGACCTGAAGATAGGCGACCTGATCGAGACCGGTAAGCACTCCAACTACGGGCAAAGAAGCAAGGCAGCATACATTTACCTTACGGCAACGTTAGATGCAGCTGTATGGGGCGCCGAACTGGCTTTGGGCGAAGTGCGGCAGCGCATCTACCTGGTAGAACCTATGGGCCCCATTGAGAACGACCCCAACCTGACCGACAAAAAATTCCCGGGTAACCCCACAATGTCTTATCGTTCCAAACACCCGTTCAAAGTGGTGGGCGAGATCACGGTTTGGCAGGGCCATTCACCGGAACAGGTCAGCGCTATGAAAGGCGGATTGTTAAAATTAAAGGGAGAAGGGGTTGAAGCGATTGAGGATTGA
- a CDS encoding UPF0175 family protein: MTTLTLNLPDALEKEHDETVQLIAAKLYEAGKLTLGQAAEMCNMKKWDFPAILAKFDVNYFQYTAADIIADVERISKH; the protein is encoded by the coding sequence ATGACAACGCTGACACTTAACCTCCCGGATGCGCTTGAAAAAGAGCATGACGAAACCGTTCAGTTAATTGCCGCTAAGCTGTATGAGGCGGGTAAATTGACCTTGGGGCAGGCTGCTGAAATGTGTAACATGAAAAAATGGGATTTCCCGGCTATACTGGCCAAATTTGATGTGAATTACTTCCAATATACCGCAGCAGATATAATTGCAGATGTTGAAAGAATATCAAAACATTAA
- a CDS encoding DUF3368 domain-containing protein: MLKEYQNINTIITDASCFILFDKIGCIHILEDLYGEVITTPEIAAEYGKQLPGWVQVQPVKNRNLFNTYAEMVDTGEASAIALAYEVISPSLILDDLKGRNLAEKLRLPYTGSIGVLILARQRGVITLLQPYFEKIKTTDFRIPASLLQTLSNIYDN; this comes from the coding sequence ATGTTGAAAGAATATCAAAACATTAATACAATAATTACTGATGCGAGTTGTTTTATTTTGTTCGATAAGATAGGATGCATTCATATTCTTGAAGACCTTTATGGTGAAGTAATTACAACCCCTGAAATTGCAGCGGAATACGGAAAACAACTCCCTGGATGGGTACAGGTTCAGCCCGTAAAAAACAGGAATTTATTTAATACTTATGCTGAAATGGTTGATACTGGTGAAGCCAGCGCCATTGCTTTAGCGTATGAGGTTATTTCACCATCCCTGATACTCGACGATCTGAAAGGCCGTAACCTTGCTGAAAAGCTGCGGCTGCCTTATACGGGTAGTATAGGGGTACTAATTTTAGCGCGGCAACGGGGAGTTATAACGTTGTTGCAACCTTATTTTGAAAAAATTAAAACAACAGATTTTCGCATTCCCGCAAGCCTGCTCCAAACCCTGTCAAATATTTACGATAATTAA
- a CDS encoding GIY-YIG nuclease family protein, whose protein sequence is MGFQYGGCVYIMTNKMHTALYVGVSSDLTGRVWEHKNNVYPGGYTARYNCHKLVYYMFYSRIEEAIGVEKTLKAGNRKNKIKLINAMNPKWLDLYDDLMRE, encoded by the coding sequence ATGGGTTTTCAATACGGTGGATGTGTTTATATAATGACCAACAAGATGCATACTGCATTATACGTGGGTGTATCTTCTGATTTGACAGGGCGCGTTTGGGAACATAAAAACAATGTGTATCCAGGCGGCTATACAGCAAGGTATAATTGTCATAAGTTAGTTTATTACATGTTCTATTCCAGAATTGAAGAAGCCATTGGCGTAGAAAAAACGCTCAAGGCGGGAAATCGGAAAAACAAAATAAAACTCATCAACGCTATGAATCCTAAATGGCTGGATTTGTATGATGACCTTATGCGTGAATAG